The following proteins are co-located in the Trichormus variabilis 0441 genome:
- a CDS encoding hydroxysqualene dehydroxylase has protein sequence MTEGSQQKRVVVVGAGWAGLGATYHLAKQGYDVTLLEAGPYPGGLVAGWQTTGGKSVEAGIHGFWYPYRNIFALINELNIHPFTTWTRSAQYSPAGLEVESPIFQDLPRLPTPLGTFIYTQFQRLPLIDRLSALPLLYAVVDFDNSDAAWRRYDSVTARELFKDFGVSARLYKEAFEPMLLVGLFAPGEQCSAAATLGMLYFFILAHQADFDVVWCRGTVGEKIFRPWVERIEKAGAKVLPKHRVTDLIIDSNNQATGVVCGNEVFDADAVIFAVGITGMKKIVSSSPSLQSRAEFRNLHNLGAIDVLATRLWFDRKIDIPRPSNACFGFDNTTGWTFFDLNALHDEYKNELGTVIEADFYHANQFLNWSDAEIVATVQNYLTTCVPGFAQAKVIDSSVIRLPQAVTHFAPGSYPYMLPAKTSFDNVFMSGDWIVNRHGSWSQEKAYVTGLEAANLVVSHLGEGTPVEILPVEADETHIQVARSLNQTVRKLGKSILPNFWLP, from the coding sequence ATGACAGAAGGGTCACAACAAAAACGAGTGGTAGTTGTAGGTGCAGGCTGGGCTGGTTTAGGTGCTACCTACCATTTGGCAAAGCAAGGTTATGATGTGACACTTCTAGAAGCAGGCCCTTACCCTGGTGGACTGGTGGCTGGTTGGCAAACCACGGGGGGTAAATCTGTAGAAGCTGGGATTCATGGCTTCTGGTATCCTTATAGAAATATATTTGCCCTGATTAATGAATTAAACATTCATCCCTTCACTACCTGGACTCGTTCCGCCCAATATTCGCCGGCGGGTTTGGAGGTAGAATCACCAATTTTTCAAGATTTGCCCAGACTCCCCACCCCTTTAGGTACTTTTATTTATACACAATTTCAACGTCTGCCCTTAATTGACCGCCTCAGTGCCTTACCTTTACTTTATGCAGTAGTTGACTTTGATAATTCTGATGCGGCTTGGCGGCGTTATGACAGTGTAACCGCAAGGGAATTATTCAAAGATTTTGGGGTTTCGGCAAGACTGTACAAAGAAGCTTTTGAACCAATGTTATTGGTGGGTTTATTTGCCCCTGGGGAACAATGTTCAGCCGCCGCTACCTTGGGGATGCTTTACTTTTTCATTTTGGCTCACCAAGCTGATTTTGATGTAGTTTGGTGTCGAGGAACTGTGGGGGAAAAAATATTTCGTCCTTGGGTGGAACGTATTGAAAAAGCCGGGGCAAAGGTGCTACCCAAACATCGAGTTACTGATTTAATTATTGATAGTAATAATCAAGCAACAGGCGTAGTTTGTGGTAACGAAGTCTTTGATGCTGATGCTGTAATTTTTGCCGTTGGTATTACTGGGATGAAAAAAATCGTTTCCAGTAGCCCTAGTTTGCAAAGTCGAGCCGAATTTCGTAATTTACATAATTTAGGGGCAATCGATGTTTTAGCAACCAGGCTTTGGTTTGACCGCAAAATTGATATTCCCCGTCCCTCTAATGCTTGTTTTGGTTTTGATAACACTACTGGGTGGACATTCTTTGATTTAAATGCCCTACATGATGAATATAAAAATGAGTTAGGAACGGTAATTGAAGCTGATTTTTATCATGCTAATCAGTTTCTCAATTGGAGTGATGCAGAAATTGTCGCTACGGTTCAGAATTATTTAACAACTTGCGTCCCAGGATTCGCGCAAGCAAAAGTAATTGATAGCAGTGTGATTCGCTTACCTCAAGCAGTGACTCACTTTGCCCCTGGTAGCTATCCGTATATGTTACCTGCCAAGACGAGTTTCGATAACGTCTTTATGAGTGGTGATTGGATTGTCAATCGCCACGGTTCTTGGTCACAGGAAAAAGCTTATGTGACAGGTTTGGAAGCCGCGAATTTAGTAGTGTCACATTTAGGAGAGGGTACACCTGTCGAGATTTTACCAGTAGAAGCAGATGAAACGCATATTCAAGTGGCGCGATCGCTCAACCAAACTGTACGTAAATTAGGTAAATCCATCCTGCCTAACTTTTGGTTGCCCTAG
- a CDS encoding exopolysaccharide biosynthesis protein, whose product MAKLSNELQRHFFEEERPEKVTLADILLLAGERIFGFLLVILSLPSALPVPAPGYSTPFGVLIFLLAVQLIAGAKSPWLPQKMMNHPIELQTVQKFLKAGIPWLKRIEAIARPRLSYICTTLAGRITIGIAIALMAISMMIPIPGTNTLPAMGIFVTGFGLLEDDGAISLGGLVLCVMGAILTTSILMALAWGGSSLLDIIKTWLGR is encoded by the coding sequence ATGGCTAAGCTATCTAACGAATTACAACGCCACTTTTTTGAAGAAGAAAGACCAGAAAAAGTAACTTTAGCAGATATTCTGTTGCTGGCTGGGGAAAGGATTTTTGGCTTTTTGCTGGTAATCTTGTCTCTACCATCAGCTTTGCCTGTCCCTGCACCTGGTTATTCAACACCCTTTGGTGTCCTAATTTTTCTATTAGCTGTTCAGCTCATCGCTGGTGCTAAAAGCCCTTGGCTACCACAAAAAATGATGAATCACCCAATTGAACTGCAAACAGTCCAGAAGTTCCTGAAGGCGGGAATTCCTTGGTTAAAAAGAATTGAGGCGATCGCCCGTCCTCGTTTATCTTATATCTGTACTACTCTAGCAGGTAGGATAACAATTGGGATTGCGATCGCCTTGATGGCAATTTCTATGATGATTCCCATCCCCGGAACTAACACCTTACCCGCAATGGGTATTTTCGTGACTGGTTTTGGTTTATTAGAAGACGATGGTGCAATTAGTTTAGGTGGCTTAGTTCTCTGTGTCATGGGAGCAATTTTAACTACTTCCATTCTCATGGCTTTAGCTTGGGGCGGTTCCAGTCTTTTAGATATCATCAAGACTTGGTTGGGAAGATGA